From the genome of Silurus meridionalis isolate SWU-2019-XX chromosome 12, ASM1480568v1, whole genome shotgun sequence, one region includes:
- the srsf1a gene encoding serine/arginine-rich splicing factor 1A — MSGVIRGPAGSNDCRIYVGNLPPDIRTKDVEDVFYKYGAIRDIDLKNRRGGPPFAFVEFEDPRDAEDAVCARDGYDYDGYRLRVEFPRSGRGMGRGGFGGAPRGRYGPPSRRSEYRVIVSGLPPSGSWQDLKDHMREAGDVCYADVFRDGTGVVEFVRKEDMTYAVRKLDNTKFRSHEGETSYIRVKVDGPRSPSYGRSRSRSRSRSRSRSRSNERSRSYSPRRGRNSPQYSPRHSRSRSRS, encoded by the exons ATGTCTGGAGTCATCCGAGGCCCTGCTGGTAGCAATGACTGCCGGATTTATGTGGGAAACCTTCCGCCTGATATCCGCACCAAAGACGTCGAGGATGTGTTCTACAAATACGGAGCGATCCGGGATATCGACCTAAAGAACCGACGCGGAGGGCCACCGTTCGCCTTTGTCGAGTTTGAAGACCccag AGATGCAGAGGATGCTGTTTGTGCTCGGGACGGATATGATTATGACGGCTATCGGCTTCGAGTGGAGTTTCCCAGAAGCGGTCGTGGTATGGGGAGAGGGGGCTTTGGTGGAGCTCCGAGAGGCCGCTATGGACCTCCATCCAGGCGATCCGAATATAGAGTCATTGTTTCAG GTTTACCGCCGAGCGGCAGTTGGCAGGATCTGAAGGATCACATGCGTGAAGCAGGCGATGTATGTTATGCTGACGTTTTCCGAGATGGGACCGGTGTGGTGGAGTTTGTGCGCAAAGAAGACATGACCTACGCTGTCCGAAAACTGGATAACACTAAATTCCGATCACATGAG GGGGAAACCTCATATATCCGTGTGAAAGTGGACGGCCCACGCAGTCCAAGCTATGGAAGATCGAGGTCTCGGAGCCGCAGTCGCAGCAGAAGTCGCAGTCGCAGTAACGAGCGTAGCCGCAGCTACTCGCCTCGGCGTGGCCGAAATTCCCCACAGTACTCCCCTCGGCACAGCCGCTCTCGCTCCCGCTCATAA
- the aldoca gene encoding fructose-bisphosphate aldolase C-A: MTHQFPTLTTEQKKELHEIALRIVAPGKGILAADESVGSMGKRLTQIGVENTEENRRQYRQVLFSADDRIDSCIGGVIFFHETLYQTSDDGVPFVKMIKNKGITIGVKVDKGVVPLPGTNGETTTQGLDGLSERCAQYKKDGADFAKWRCVMKISDTAPSQLCITENAKVLARYATICQQHGIVPIVEPEILPDGDHDLKRCQFVTERVLAAVYKAMFDHHVYLEGTLLKPNMVTPGHGCPTKYSAEEVAMATITALRRTVPPAVTGITFLSGGQSEEEASVHLNAINNCPLVKPWALTFSFGRALQASALKTWRGHKENQNAATEEFIKRAEINSLASQGKYCGGGDSSGATGLFHYLSSYAY, translated from the exons ATGACCCACCAGTTTCCGACCCTCACCACGGAGCAGAAGAAGGAGTTACATGAGATTGCTCTGCGCATCGTGGCTCCTGGGAAAGGCATTCTGGCAGCTGATGAATCAGTGG GCAGCATGGGAAAGCGTCTGACTCAAATAGGAGTGGAGAACACAGAGGAGAATCGTCGCCAGTACCGTCAAGTCCTCTTCAGCGCAGATGACCGCATTGACAGCTGTATCGGTGgagtcattttttttcatgaaaccCTCTACCAGACTTCTGATGACGGCGTTCCCTTCgttaaaatgatcaaaaacaAAGGGATCACTATTGGAGTTAAG GTTGACAAAGGAGTTGTTCCCCTGCCAGGAACTAATGGAGAAACCACTACACAAG GACTGGATGGTCTATCAGAGAGGTGTGCTCAGTACAAGAAGGATGGCGCCGATTTTGCCAAGTGGCGCTGCGTGATGAAGATCAGTGACACGGCGCCGTCTCAGCTGTGTATCACGGAAAATGCAAAAGTCCTTGCACGCTATGCTACTATCTGCCAGCAG cacgGGATTGTACCCATAGTGGAACCTGAGATCCTACCCGATGGGGATCATGACCTCAAGCGCTGCCAGTTTGTCACAGAGAGG GTTTTAGCAGCAGTATACAAGGCCATGTTTGATCATCATGTTTATCTGGAGGGAACCCTGCTTAAGCCCAACATGGTGACCCCTGGACATGGCTGTCCGACCAAATACAGTGCAGAGGAGGTTGCCATGGCGACCATCACTGCTCTACGACGCACCGTACCTCCTGCAGTCACTG GAATAACCTTCCTCTCTGGAGGTCAGAGTGAAGAAGAGGCCTCTGTCCATTTAAATGCCATCAATAACTGCCCACTGGTAAAGCCCTGGGCACTGACCTTTTCTTTTGGTCGAGCGCTGCAGGCTTCTGCACTGAAGACCTGGCGCGGTcacaaagaaaaccaaaatgCTGCCACTGAGGAGTTTATCAAACGTGCTGAG ATTAATAGCCTGGCATCCCAGGGAAAGTATTGTGGTGGAGGAGACAGCAGTGGAGCTACTGGTCTTTTCCACTACCTGTCGAGCTATGCATACTGA